A region from the Catellatospora sp. TT07R-123 genome encodes:
- a CDS encoding ABC transporter substrate-binding protein, which yields MSTRHRRLLALSGAVALALSAAACGSSDKPDATGNLDKPECAAYTDYTGIAGKTVTIYSPIRDAEAGLLEESWKAFANCTGVKIEYEGSGEFEAQLKVRVEGGNAPDLAFLPQPGLLEFFAKGSKLKAAGDKTKAMAEKNFSPDWLKYGTVDGTLYGAPLGANVKSFVWYSPKTFKEKNWTVPTTWDEMIALSDKIAASGVKPWCAGIESGDATGWPATDWIEDVLLRDQGADVYDQWVKHAIPFNDPRIASATDRVGSILKNEKYVNGGYGGVKSIATTAFQEGGLPIIEGKCALHRQASFYANQWPKGTNVSADGDAFAFYFPAIDPAKGKPVLGGGEFVAAFTDRPEVQAVQTYLATSDWANGRAKLKNWISANKGLDVNNVENPIDKVAVGILQDPKSVFRFDGSDLMPAAVGAGSFWKGMTEWINGKDTKTTLDAIEASWPK from the coding sequence ATGTCCACCAGACACCGGCGTCTGCTCGCCCTCTCGGGCGCGGTCGCGCTGGCCCTGTCCGCTGCCGCGTGCGGCAGCTCGGACAAGCCAGACGCCACCGGCAATCTCGACAAACCCGAGTGCGCGGCGTACACGGACTACACCGGCATCGCCGGCAAGACCGTCACGATCTACTCCCCCATCCGCGACGCCGAGGCAGGCCTGCTCGAGGAGTCCTGGAAGGCGTTCGCGAACTGCACCGGCGTCAAGATCGAATACGAGGGCTCGGGCGAGTTCGAGGCCCAGCTCAAGGTCCGCGTCGAGGGTGGCAACGCACCCGACCTGGCCTTCCTGCCCCAGCCGGGCCTGCTGGAGTTCTTCGCCAAGGGCAGCAAGCTCAAGGCCGCAGGCGACAAGACCAAGGCCATGGCGGAGAAGAACTTCTCCCCCGACTGGCTCAAGTACGGCACCGTCGACGGCACGCTCTACGGCGCTCCGCTCGGCGCGAACGTGAAGTCCTTCGTGTGGTACTCGCCGAAGACCTTCAAGGAGAAGAACTGGACCGTCCCGACCACGTGGGACGAGATGATCGCGCTCAGCGACAAGATCGCCGCCAGCGGCGTCAAGCCGTGGTGCGCCGGCATCGAGTCCGGTGACGCGACCGGCTGGCCGGCCACCGACTGGATCGAGGACGTGCTGCTGCGCGACCAGGGCGCCGACGTGTACGACCAGTGGGTCAAGCACGCGATCCCGTTCAACGACCCGCGCATCGCGTCGGCGACCGACCGGGTCGGCTCGATCCTGAAGAACGAGAAGTACGTCAACGGCGGCTACGGCGGCGTGAAGTCGATCGCCACCACCGCGTTCCAGGAGGGCGGCCTGCCCATCATCGAGGGCAAGTGCGCGCTGCACCGCCAGGCCTCCTTCTACGCCAACCAGTGGCCGAAGGGCACCAACGTGTCGGCCGACGGCGACGCGTTCGCGTTCTACTTCCCGGCCATCGACCCGGCCAAGGGCAAGCCGGTCCTGGGCGGCGGCGAGTTCGTCGCGGCCTTCACCGACCGTCCCGAGGTCCAGGCGGTGCAGACCTACCTGGCCACCTCGGACTGGGCCAACGGCCGCGCGAAGCTGAAGAACTGGATCTCGGCGAACAAGGGCCTGGACGTGAACAACGTCGAGAACCCGATCGACAAGGTCGCGGTCGGCATCCTGCAGGACCCGAAGTCGGTCTTCCGCTTCGACGGCTCGGACCTGATGCCGGCCGCCGTCGGCGCGGGCTCGTTCTGGAAGGGCATGACCGAGTGGATCAACGGTAAGGACACCAAGACCACCCTCGACGCGATCGAGGCGTCCTGGCCGAAGTGA
- a CDS encoding carbohydrate ABC transporter permease has translation MDFDFTAESPKLMMLLYGVVAFAAVVGLLLLVLDVLPSRKDRWVALGLLFPAGALLTVGLIVPAVRTLILSFMNADSTKFVGFDNFVWMFTDKTSGMLPDFSSDPVSYGVLLSTVMWVLLVPSVSTAIGLVYAVLVDRARLESFAKSLIFMPMAISFVGAGIIWKFIYAYRQEGEDQIGLLNQVVVALGGTPQQWLLDGPWNTLFLIAVLVWIQAGFAMVILSAAIKAIPADIVEAARIDGVTPWQMFWRVTIPSIRPALVVVMVTISIGTLKVFDIVRTMTGGQFGTSVVANEMYNYSFRFDEKGKGAALAVLLFVLVAPIVIYQIRVMRRRRLEGSR, from the coding sequence GTGGACTTCGACTTCACCGCCGAAAGCCCGAAGCTGATGATGCTGCTGTACGGTGTCGTCGCCTTCGCGGCCGTGGTGGGACTGCTGCTGCTGGTGCTCGATGTGCTGCCCAGCCGCAAGGACCGCTGGGTGGCGCTGGGCCTGCTGTTCCCGGCGGGCGCCCTGCTGACCGTGGGCCTGATCGTCCCGGCGGTCCGCACCCTGATCCTGTCGTTCATGAACGCCGACTCGACGAAGTTCGTGGGCTTCGACAACTTCGTCTGGATGTTCACGGACAAGACCTCGGGCATGCTGCCCGACTTCAGCTCCGACCCGGTCTCCTACGGCGTGCTGCTCAGCACCGTGATGTGGGTGCTGCTGGTGCCGAGCGTCTCCACCGCGATCGGCCTCGTCTACGCCGTACTGGTCGACCGGGCCAGGCTGGAGTCGTTCGCCAAATCCCTGATCTTCATGCCGATGGCGATCTCGTTCGTCGGCGCGGGCATCATCTGGAAGTTCATCTACGCCTACCGCCAGGAAGGCGAGGACCAGATCGGCCTGCTCAACCAGGTCGTCGTCGCCCTCGGCGGCACCCCGCAGCAGTGGCTGCTCGACGGTCCCTGGAACACGCTGTTCCTGATCGCGGTGCTGGTCTGGATCCAGGCCGGCTTCGCCATGGTGATCCTGTCGGCGGCGATCAAGGCCATCCCGGCCGACATCGTCGAGGCCGCCCGCATCGACGGCGTCACGCCGTGGCAGATGTTCTGGCGGGTGACCATCCCCAGCATCCGGCCCGCGCTGGTCGTGGTCATGGTGACCATCTCGATCGGCACCCTGAAGGTCTTCGACATCGTCCGCACCATGACCGGCGGCCAGTTCGGCACCAGCGTCGTGGCCAACGAGATGTACAACTACTCGTTCCGCTTCGACGAGAAGGGCAAGGGCGCCGCGCTGGCGGTGCTGCTGTTCGTGCTCGTCGCACCGATCGTCATCTACCAGATCCGGGTCATGCGCCGGCGGCGGCTGGAGGGTTCTCGATGA
- a CDS encoding carbohydrate ABC transporter permease, which translates to MSTGTETIAAMPESEVPATPAGRVRKRLTSRTASAVSLVIALLWTVPTFGLLVSSLRPEDQIKSNGWWNFFSDPQLTLDNYQEVLFGTTASSGRLAGYFINSLVITIPSVLFPLAFASLAAYALAWTRFRGRDWVYIGIFALQIVPLQMALIPLLQFFTKGVAIDGFQLLPAWDLENEAKFVTVWFAHTCFALPLGIFLLHNFMAELPGELVEAAKVDGASHAKIFRSVVLPLIVPALASFAIFQFLWVWNDLLVALIFAGGPKNAPLTVRLAEMAGTRGNEWQRLTAGAFVSIVVPLIVFLSLQRYFVRGLLAGSVKG; encoded by the coding sequence ATGAGCACCGGTACGGAAACGATCGCGGCGATGCCCGAGTCGGAGGTGCCCGCGACCCCGGCGGGACGGGTGCGCAAGCGGCTGACCAGCCGCACCGCCAGCGCCGTGTCGCTGGTCATCGCGCTGCTGTGGACGGTGCCGACGTTCGGCCTGCTGGTGTCGTCGCTGCGGCCCGAGGACCAGATCAAGAGCAACGGCTGGTGGAACTTCTTCAGCGACCCCCAGCTCACCCTGGACAACTACCAGGAGGTGCTGTTCGGCACCACCGCGTCCTCCGGGCGGCTGGCGGGCTACTTCATCAACTCGCTGGTGATCACGATCCCGTCGGTGCTGTTCCCGCTCGCGTTCGCCTCGCTGGCCGCGTACGCGCTGGCCTGGACGCGTTTCCGGGGCCGCGACTGGGTCTACATCGGCATCTTCGCGCTCCAGATCGTGCCGCTCCAGATGGCGCTCATCCCGCTGCTGCAGTTCTTCACCAAGGGCGTGGCGATCGACGGCTTCCAGCTGCTGCCCGCGTGGGACCTGGAGAACGAGGCCAAGTTCGTCACGGTCTGGTTCGCCCACACCTGCTTCGCGCTGCCGCTGGGCATCTTCCTGCTGCACAACTTCATGGCCGAGCTGCCCGGCGAGCTGGTCGAGGCGGCGAAGGTCGACGGCGCCAGCCACGCGAAGATCTTCCGGTCCGTGGTGCTGCCGCTGATCGTGCCCGCGCTGGCTTCGTTCGCGATCTTCCAGTTCCTGTGGGTATGGAACGACCTGCTGGTCGCGCTGATCTTCGCGGGCGGCCCGAAGAACGCCCCGCTGACCGTCCGGCTGGCCGAGATGGCGGGCACCCGGGGCAACGAGTGGCAGCGGCTCACCGCGGGCGCGTTCGTCTCGATCGTCGTACCGCTGATCGTCTTCCTGTCCCTCCAGCGCTACTTCGTCCGAGGCCTGCTCGCAGGCTCCGTCAAGGGCTGA
- the cutA gene encoding divalent-cation tolerance protein CutA has translation MTGLIQVSTATEHRDAAVTLAGEAVRLRLAASAQIIGPVTSVFWHLGEYGTGEEWKTALITTKDRYAELEAFILANHPWQNPQVTAVEIVAASAACATWAHSAVNAG, from the coding sequence ATGACTGGCCTTATTCAGGTGTCCACCGCGACCGAGCACCGCGACGCTGCCGTTACCCTCGCGGGCGAGGCTGTCCGCCTTCGCCTCGCTGCCTCCGCACAGATCATTGGCCCTGTGACGTCCGTGTTCTGGCACCTGGGCGAGTACGGCACGGGTGAGGAGTGGAAAACCGCGCTCATCACGACCAAGGACCGCTACGCCGAGCTTGAGGCGTTCATCCTGGCGAACCACCCGTGGCAGAACCCGCAGGTGACCGCCGTCGAGATCGTCGCTGCCTCAGCCGCCTGCGCCACCTGGGCGCACAGCGCCGTCAACGCGGGCTGA
- a CDS encoding GH1 family beta-glucosidase: protein MPGTPSADPSGAATTTVATGAQNAGVDGTTSDPAPAAAPALRFPDGFIWGAATSAYQIEGAAHADGRGQSVWDTFCRIPGRVRNGETGDVAADHYHRWADDLDLIRELGLKSYRFSVSWPRVIPTGAGPVNRKGLDFYKRLADGLRNRGVTPMVTLYHWDTPQELQDLGGWENRDTAYRFAEYAATVAQALGDVVPNWLTLNEPKTIVQNGYLSGTHAPGKQDPAAAYVVAHHQLLAHGLAVQAMRPHLGAAGRIGPALNLHPCYPADDSPQAQARTVLHDGYENRLYLDPILKGSYPQDVLDDLASYSPMQKYVLDGDLQVINSPIELLAVQYYTPLYVTADGDTVTRYPTTEAFWQQIYPEGMYDILMRIKKDYGDVALTITENGLPTPDTLSHDGRVRDNGRIAFLRDHFAEAHRAITDGVNLESYHVWSLMDNFEWAEGYDQRWGLVYVDYATQRRILKDSAGWYSGVISANGL from the coding sequence ATGCCAGGCACCCCCAGCGCCGACCCAAGCGGCGCCGCGACCACGACGGTCGCCACCGGCGCTCAGAACGCCGGCGTGGACGGGACCACTTCGGATCCCGCCCCCGCCGCGGCGCCGGCCCTGCGGTTCCCCGACGGATTCATCTGGGGGGCCGCGACCTCGGCGTACCAGATCGAAGGCGCGGCTCACGCCGACGGACGCGGGCAGTCCGTATGGGACACCTTCTGCAGGATCCCCGGCAGGGTGCGCAACGGCGAGACCGGAGACGTCGCCGCCGACCACTACCACCGCTGGGCCGACGACCTGGACCTGATCCGGGAACTCGGCCTCAAGTCGTACCGCTTCTCGGTGTCCTGGCCGCGGGTCATCCCGACCGGCGCCGGACCGGTGAACCGCAAGGGCCTCGACTTCTACAAGCGCCTGGCCGACGGCCTGCGCAACCGCGGCGTCACGCCGATGGTCACGCTCTACCACTGGGACACCCCGCAGGAGCTGCAGGACCTCGGCGGCTGGGAGAACCGCGACACGGCCTACCGCTTCGCCGAGTACGCCGCCACCGTGGCCCAGGCCCTCGGCGACGTCGTGCCCAACTGGCTCACCCTCAACGAGCCCAAGACGATCGTGCAGAACGGCTACCTGTCCGGCACGCACGCCCCCGGCAAGCAGGACCCCGCCGCCGCGTACGTCGTGGCCCACCACCAGCTGCTCGCCCACGGCCTGGCCGTGCAGGCGATGCGCCCGCACCTGGGGGCCGCCGGCCGGATCGGACCCGCGCTCAACCTGCACCCCTGCTACCCGGCCGACGACAGCCCGCAGGCCCAGGCCCGCACCGTGCTGCACGACGGGTACGAGAACCGCCTCTACCTCGACCCGATCCTCAAGGGCAGCTACCCGCAGGACGTGCTGGACGACCTGGCGTCGTACTCGCCGATGCAGAAGTACGTCCTCGACGGCGACCTGCAGGTCATCAACTCGCCGATCGAGCTGCTCGCGGTCCAGTACTACACGCCCCTGTACGTCACCGCCGACGGTGACACGGTCACCCGCTACCCGACGACCGAGGCGTTCTGGCAGCAGATCTATCCCGAGGGCATGTACGACATCCTGATGCGCATCAAGAAGGACTACGGCGACGTCGCCCTGACCATCACCGAGAACGGGCTGCCCACGCCGGACACCCTGAGCCACGACGGCCGGGTGCGCGACAACGGCCGCATCGCCTTCCTGCGCGACCACTTCGCCGAGGCGCACCGCGCCATCACCGACGGGGTCAACCTGGAGAGCTACCACGTGTGGTCGCTGATGGACAACTTCGAGTGGGCGGAAGGCTACGACCAGCGGTGGGGCCTGGTCTACGTCGACTACGCCACGCAGCGCCGGATCCTGAAGGACAGCGCCGGGTGGTACAGCGGCGTCATCAGCGCCAACGGCCTGTGA
- a CDS encoding serine/threonine-protein kinase, protein MTEHDFLMRAGDLLAGRYRLIDRIGAGGMSVIWRAKDETLDRLVALKVLDPVLAGDERLRELARREAWAVARLNHPDVAGVHDFVRDSTADGEEIAVIVLQLVAGEPLADRIALGPLPWREALRIAGRVATVLEVAHRRGVVHRDITPDNVMLHGEQVTVLDFGIAARVGEPDDDSTGASFGTPSYVAPERLDGTPAQPATDVYALGVVLYEMLTGHPPFRVAGWDDVAADHGPIVLPQVPGLPRSVIRLVVECLQRTPAGRPSAAEAARVLRSALAVPGRRRLLPVALTAGALGALGLLVWLLPLDDTERPAGSGASPSASASPSTVPPAASASPVPSPSVSPSVPANWPTGYPTKSPPPPPSPLPSSAVLTVVQARDAALYTLELAESQTQVRSDVKTDIANVIRNIAQNKPTGDLLRQQLANLNDKIDLRQDEGSLAPAAAQRLRGDVAALGRALGA, encoded by the coding sequence GTGACCGAACATGATTTCCTGATGCGCGCCGGAGATCTGCTGGCCGGGCGCTACCGGCTGATCGACCGGATCGGGGCCGGTGGGATGTCGGTCATCTGGCGGGCCAAGGACGAGACGCTCGACCGGCTGGTGGCGCTGAAGGTGCTCGACCCGGTCCTGGCCGGCGACGAGCGGCTGCGGGAGCTCGCCCGCCGGGAGGCGTGGGCGGTGGCCCGGCTGAACCACCCGGACGTGGCGGGCGTGCACGACTTCGTCCGCGACAGCACCGCCGACGGCGAGGAGATCGCCGTCATCGTGCTCCAGCTGGTCGCGGGCGAGCCGCTGGCCGACCGGATCGCGCTGGGACCGCTGCCGTGGCGGGAGGCGCTGCGCATCGCCGGGCGGGTCGCCACGGTGCTGGAGGTCGCGCACCGGCGCGGGGTGGTGCACCGCGACATCACCCCCGACAACGTCATGCTGCACGGCGAGCAGGTCACCGTGCTCGACTTCGGCATCGCGGCCCGGGTCGGCGAGCCTGACGACGACAGCACCGGCGCCAGCTTCGGCACCCCCTCGTACGTCGCCCCGGAGCGCCTGGACGGCACCCCCGCCCAGCCCGCCACCGACGTGTACGCCCTGGGCGTGGTGCTGTACGAGATGCTGACCGGCCATCCGCCGTTCCGGGTCGCGGGGTGGGACGACGTCGCCGCCGACCACGGCCCGATCGTGCTGCCGCAGGTGCCGGGGCTGCCCCGCTCGGTCATCCGCCTGGTCGTCGAATGTCTCCAGCGCACCCCCGCCGGGCGCCCGTCGGCGGCCGAGGCGGCCCGGGTGCTGCGCTCGGCGCTGGCCGTCCCCGGACGCCGGCGGCTGCTCCCGGTGGCGCTGACCGCCGGTGCGCTGGGCGCGCTGGGGCTGCTGGTGTGGCTGCTGCCGCTGGACGACACCGAGCGGCCCGCCGGGTCGGGTGCCTCGCCCTCGGCCTCGGCCTCGCCCAGCACCGTCCCACCCGCCGCGTCGGCGTCGCCGGTGCCGAGCCCGTCGGTGTCGCCGTCCGTGCCGGCCAACTGGCCCACCGGCTATCCCACGAAGTCGCCGCCGCCGCCCCCGTCCCCGCTGCCGTCCTCGGCGGTGCTGACGGTTGTGCAGGCCCGCGACGCGGCCCTGTACACCCTGGAGCTGGCCGAGTCGCAGACGCAGGTGCGCTCGGACGTCAAGACCGACATCGCCAACGTGATCCGCAACATCGCCCAGAACAAGCCGACAGGCGACCTGCTACGCCAGCAGCTGGCGAACCTCAACGACAAGATCGACCTGCGGCAGGACGAGGGCAGCCTCGCCCCGGCGGCCGCGCAGCGGCTGCGCGGCGACGTGGCGGCGCTCGGCCGGGCGCTGGGGGCCTGA
- a CDS encoding Gfo/Idh/MocA family protein, which produces MRFGLFGTGHWARVTQGAALTAHPGTELVGVWGRDPAKAAALAADLGVRPYADADALIADCEAVAVALPPDVQAPLAVRAARAGRHLLLDKPVSLTVADADAVVQAAADSGVASVVFFTARFDPEVTRALETAAAAGGWSSARVVMYGSIFAQGGPYSGSLWRREHGGLWDLGPHALSRLLPVLGPVAEVSALRGAHATSHVLARHDSGAVSVMQLTLDAPPAAQPFGYQLLGEAGVVDLPGGSGDPVVNFGRAVDELLAQVRSGHPGHPCDVRFGRDVVAVLAAAQLSEQEGRTVAVR; this is translated from the coding sequence ATGCGATTCGGGTTGTTCGGCACGGGCCACTGGGCCCGGGTGACGCAGGGGGCGGCGCTGACCGCCCATCCCGGGACCGAGCTGGTCGGGGTGTGGGGCCGCGATCCGGCCAAGGCGGCGGCGCTGGCCGCCGACCTCGGGGTGCGGCCGTACGCCGACGCCGACGCGCTCATCGCCGACTGCGAGGCCGTCGCCGTGGCCCTGCCGCCGGACGTGCAGGCGCCGCTGGCCGTGCGCGCCGCCCGCGCCGGGCGCCACCTGTTGCTGGACAAGCCGGTGTCGCTGACCGTCGCCGACGCCGACGCGGTGGTGCAGGCGGCCGCCGACAGCGGCGTGGCCAGCGTCGTCTTCTTCACCGCCCGGTTCGACCCCGAGGTGACGCGGGCCCTGGAGACCGCTGCGGCGGCGGGCGGCTGGAGCTCGGCCCGCGTCGTCATGTACGGCTCGATCTTCGCCCAGGGCGGCCCGTACTCCGGTTCGCTGTGGCGGCGCGAGCACGGCGGCCTGTGGGACCTGGGGCCGCACGCGCTGTCGCGGCTGCTGCCGGTGCTCGGCCCGGTCGCCGAGGTGTCGGCGCTGCGCGGCGCGCACGCCACCAGCCACGTGCTGGCCCGCCACGACAGCGGCGCGGTCAGCGTCATGCAGCTGACCCTCGACGCCCCGCCCGCCGCGCAGCCGTTCGGCTACCAGCTGCTGGGCGAGGCGGGCGTGGTGGATCTGCCCGGCGGTTCCGGCGATCCGGTGGTCAACTTCGGCCGGGCGGTCGACGAACTGCTGGCCCAGGTGCGCTCCGGGCACCCCGGGCACCCGTGCGACGTGCGGTTCGGCCGCGACGTCGTGGCGGTGCTGGCCGCGGCTCAGCTGTCCGAACAGGAGGGTCGCACGGTCGCGGTGCGCTGA
- a CDS encoding lytic polysaccharide monooxygenase, translating into MNRFKVAALAATAALTAGLATMLINPGPAAAHGALLTPGSRTYLCYVDGLASTGEIKPTNPACQNAATVGGTQPFYDWFGVLRSDGAGRTRGFIPDGALCSGGFTKYAGFDAPRSDWPLTHLTSGASHSWRYSNWAAHPGWFYLYITKDGYDPNQALTWAQMEEQPFLSVDHPPMSGPAPNGYYYWTGNLPANKTGRHVIYSVWQRSDSNETFYGCSDVVFDGGTGQVTGINNPLPSQSPGPSASSGTSPSASPSRSASPSPSPSRSTSPSPVPSSPAPSTPAPTGACTATYAVTNSWGNGFQAEVTVSNPRTTQLNGWTVKATFPNGQIVSQSWNSTYTQSGAVATFKNVSYNAAIPGGGSTTFGFLGSHTGVNNAPTLTCTSP; encoded by the coding sequence GTGAACAGATTCAAGGTGGCCGCGCTCGCGGCTACCGCGGCATTGACCGCCGGCCTGGCGACCATGCTGATCAATCCCGGCCCCGCGGCCGCGCACGGGGCGCTGCTGACCCCGGGCAGCCGCACCTACCTGTGCTATGTGGACGGCCTCGCCAGCACCGGCGAGATCAAGCCGACCAACCCCGCCTGCCAGAACGCGGCGACCGTGGGCGGCACCCAGCCGTTCTACGACTGGTTCGGGGTGCTGCGCTCCGACGGGGCGGGCCGCACCCGCGGCTTCATCCCGGACGGCGCGCTGTGCAGCGGCGGATTCACCAAGTACGCCGGGTTCGACGCCCCGCGCAGCGACTGGCCGCTGACCCACCTCACCTCCGGGGCCAGCCACAGCTGGCGCTACAGCAACTGGGCCGCCCACCCGGGCTGGTTCTACCTCTACATCACCAAGGACGGGTACGACCCGAACCAGGCGCTGACCTGGGCGCAGATGGAGGAGCAGCCGTTCCTCAGCGTCGACCACCCGCCGATGTCGGGCCCGGCGCCGAACGGCTACTACTACTGGACCGGGAACCTGCCCGCCAACAAGACCGGCCGCCACGTCATCTACTCGGTGTGGCAGCGCTCGGACAGCAACGAGACCTTCTACGGCTGCTCGGACGTGGTCTTCGACGGCGGCACCGGCCAGGTGACCGGCATCAACAACCCGCTGCCGAGCCAGTCTCCGGGGCCGTCGGCGTCGTCGGGCACCTCGCCGTCGGCGTCGCCGTCGCGGTCGGCCTCGCCCTCGCCGTCGCCGTCGCGGTCGACCTCGCCGTCGCCGGTGCCGAGCAGCCCCGCGCCGAGCACGCCCGCGCCGACCGGGGCGTGCACCGCGACGTACGCGGTCACCAACAGCTGGGGCAACGGGTTCCAGGCGGAGGTGACGGTGAGCAATCCGCGCACCACGCAGCTCAACGGCTGGACCGTGAAGGCGACGTTCCCGAACGGGCAGATCGTGTCGCAGAGCTGGAACAGCACGTACACGCAGTCGGGGGCGGTGGCCACGTTCAAGAACGTGAGCTACAACGCCGCGATCCCCGGCGGCGGCAGCACCACGTTCGGGTTCCTGGGCAGCCATACCGGCGTGAACAACGCGCCGACGCTGACCTGCACCAGTCCGTGA